A genomic window from Glycine soja cultivar W05 chromosome 10, ASM419377v2, whole genome shotgun sequence includes:
- the LOC114372351 gene encoding bZIP transcription factor 53-like: protein MASIPRPASSGSSEGGGDPAAMDERKRKRMESNRESARRSRMKKQKLLEDLSDVASRLQGENVRLAQSIKAKEEAYVEIEAANDILRAQTMELADRLRFLNSILEIADEVGGGGESFEIPQIPDPLFMPWQIPHPMMASPDMLLHGNQGLFA, encoded by the coding sequence ATGGCTTCGATTCCGCGTCCGGCGAGTTCGGGATCTTCGGAGGGAGGAGGAGATCCGGCTGCGATGGACGAGAGAAAGAGGAAGCGGATGGAGTCGAACCGCGAGTCCGCACGGCGATCGCGGATGAAGAAGCAGAAGCTGCTCGAAGACCTATCCGACGTAGCGAGTCGCCTTCAAGGCGAGaacgtgcgcttagcgcagagCATAAAGGCGAAGGAGGAAGCGTACGTTGAGATCGAAGCCGCGAACGACATCCTCAGAGCACAGACCATGGAACTCGCCGACCGGTTAAGGTTTCTGAACTCCATTCTCGAGATCGCCGATGAGGTCGGCGGCGGTGGTGAATCCTTCGAGATTCCGCAGATTCCAGACCCTCTCTTCATGCCCTGGCAGATCCCCCACCCTATGATGGCGTCACCTGACATGCTCCTCCATGGAAATCAAGGCCTGTTTGCTTGA
- the LOC114372350 gene encoding vacuolar protein sorting-associated protein 51 homolog: MVGEEVVPMDDKAKRMRDLLSSFYSPDPSISNNTSKHASLDDINSTSFDPDQYMNILAHKSNLEGLLQRHVEMAAEIKNLDTDLQMLVYENYNKFISATDTIKRMKSNISGMETNMEQLLEKIMSVQSRSDSVNTSLFDKREHIEKLHRTCNLLRKVQFIYDLPDRLSKCIKSEAYADAVRFYIGAMPIFKAYGDSSFRDCKQASEEAIAVVVKNLQGKLFSDSESIQVRADAAVLLKQLDFPVNNLKAKLFEKLEQSITDIRLNPEEINNPSGDRSTHEAAIHEFVEAVCAFRVIFPDSEEQLVKVAEDLVTKNFVIAEEYVKTRISPEDLLGVLRVIWNDVLLIDEVLQEAALSNHSLEAAKVVVTSFVRSAFFHLLQDISDSLLQILKKEGAEQCTLDVVLDASTKAVLQGGLNVLLDFRKILDDDSGILVRLRELIIDWVQEGLQEFFRQLEDQFLLFSGRNHSSIQVHGLAEGTQGDKAFAGLVLVLAQLSAFIEQTVIPKVTEEIAASFSGGSVRGYESGPAFVPGEICRKFRSAGEKFLHLYINMRNQRVSLLLKKRFTTPNWVKHKEPREVHMFVDLFLQELEIIVNEVKQILPQGRRKHHRTDSNGSSASSRSNPLREEKLGRSNTQRARSQLLETHLAKLFKQKVEIFTKVEYTQESVVTTIVKLGLKSFQEFVRLQTFNRSGFQQIQLDIQFVRIPLREIVEDEAAIDFLLDEVIVATAERCLDPIPLEPPILDKLIRAKLAKTEEQNTISS; this comes from the exons atggTGGGAGAAGAAGTAGTACCAATGGACGACAAAGCGAAGAGGATGCGAGATCTGCTATCGAGTTTCTACTCCCCTGACCCTTCCATCTCCAACAACACCTCCAAACACGCTTCTCTCGACGACATCAATTCTACTTCCTTCGATCCCGATCAGTACATGAACATCCTG GCACACAAGTCCAATTTGGAAGGCCTGCTCCAACGCCACGTTGAAATGGCAGCTGAAATCAAGAATCTCGACACCGACTTGCAAATGCTGGTTTACGAGAATTACAACAAGTTCATCAGTGCCACAGACACTATAAAGAG GATGAAAAGTAACATTTCCGGGATGGAGACGAATATGGAGCAGCTTCTTGAGAAG ATAATGTCTGTGCAGTCGAGAAGTGACAGTGTCAACACTTCTCTATTTGACAAAAGGGAGCATATTGAGAAACTACATCGGACTTGTAATCTTCTTCGTAAAGTTCAG TTCATATATGACCTACCCGATAGACTAAGCAAGTGCATCAAGTCGGAGGCCTATGCAGATGCAGTCAGGTTTTACATTGGAGCAATGCCAATTTTTAAG GCATATGGAGATTCTTCATTCCGGGATTGTAAACAAGCTTCTGAAGAAGCAATAGCTGTTGTAGTAAAAAACTTGCAG GGGAAGCTATTTTCAGATTCTGAATCAATACAAGTGAGAGCTGATGCAGCAGTGCTTCTTAAGCAGTTGGATTTTCCG GTGAACAATTTGAAGGCAAAGTTATTTGAAAAGTTAGAACAATCTATTACAGACATTCGACTGAACCCTGAAGAAATAAATAATCCTTCAGGGGACCGTTCTACTCATGAG GCAGCTATACATGAATTTGTGGAGGCAGTTTGTGCATTTCGTGTAATATTTCCTGATTCTGAAGAACAATTGGTTAAAGTTGCTGAAGATTTGGTTACCAA GAACTTTGTAATTGCTGAGGAATATGTAAAGACACGGATTTCCCCAGAAGATCTACTTGGTGTTCTTC GAGTTATCTGGAATGACGTGCTCCTGATAGATGAAGTCTTACAGGAAGCAGCTCTCTCTAATCATTCTCTTGAG GCTGCAAAGGTTGTTGTCACGTCGTTTGTTAGAAGTGCATTTTTTCATCTTCTACAAGACATCTCAG ATTCCCTCTTACAAATCCTGAAAAAGGAAGGAGCAGAACAGTGCACTCTTGATGTTGTTCTTGATGCAAGTACAAAAGCAGTTCTTCAAGGAGGACTGAATGTGTTGCTG GACTTTCGCAAAATTTTAGATGATGACTCTGGGATCCTAGTTAGATTAAGAGAGTTAATCATTGATTGGGTTCAAGAAGGACTTCAAGAATTTTTTAGGCAACTTGAGGATCAGTTCCTTCTGTTTTCAGGAAGAAATCATTCATCTATTCAAGTACACGGTTTGGCAGAGGGAACTCAAGGTGATAAAGCTTTTGCTGGCCTTGTCCTAGTGCTGGCACAATTGTCTGCTTTCATTGAACAAACCGTCATCCCAAAAGTCACTGAG GAAATAGCTGCTTCCTTTTCTGGTGGTAGTGTTAGAGGCTATGAATCTGGACCTGCCTTTGTTCCTGGAGAAATATGTCGAAAATTTCGGTCAGCTGGTGAAAAATTCTTGCACCTG TACATAAATATGAGAAATCAGAGGGTATCACTTCTCCTGAAGAAGAGGTTTACAACCCCTAATTGGGTTAAG CATAAGGAACCAAGAGAAGTTCATATGTTTGTTGATCTATTTCTTCAAGAG cTTGAAATTATAGTTAACGAAGTGAAGCAGATTTTGCCTCAAGGTAGACGTAAGCACCACAGGACTGATAGTAATGGAAGTAGTGCTTCATCAAGGAGCAATCCCTTGCGGGAGGAGAAACTGGGCAGGTCAAATACTCAAAGGGCAAGGAGCCAGCTTTTGGAAACGCATCTTGCAAAATTGTTTAAGCAGAAAGTTGAAATTTTCACAAAAGTAGAATATACACAG GAGTCTGTTGTTACAACTATAGTTAAATTGGGCCTTAAAAGTTTTCAAGAATTTGTCCGACTCCAGACTTTTAACCGAAGTGGATTCCAGCAAATTCAATTGGATATCCAGTTCGTAAGGATCCCTTtaagagaaatagttgaagatgAAGCTGCAATCGACTTCTTGCTAGATGAG GTGATTGTTGCTACTGCTGAACGGTGTCTAGATCCGATTCCATTGGAGCCTCCCATATTGGACAAACTTATACGAGCAAAGTTGGCTAAAACCGAGGAGCAAAATACAATTTCTTCATAA